From Microlunatus capsulatus, a single genomic window includes:
- a CDS encoding SRPBCC family protein — MATTTLSASCSPEAVFAVLGDGWLYPSWVVGASRIRDVEPAWPAEGARIHHSFGVWPALIDDTTSVLEYDPPRRMVLKARGWPMGSARVVLEVTPTPSGCHLSIDEDAIEGPGRLVPSPVRQPLIHVRNIETLRRLRYLAEGRAAG; from the coding sequence ATGGCCACCACCACCCTCAGCGCGTCCTGCTCGCCCGAGGCCGTCTTCGCCGTCCTGGGCGACGGCTGGCTCTACCCCAGCTGGGTCGTCGGCGCCTCACGCATCCGCGACGTCGAGCCCGCGTGGCCCGCCGAGGGCGCCCGGATCCACCACTCGTTCGGCGTCTGGCCGGCGCTCATCGACGACACGACCTCCGTCCTGGAGTACGACCCGCCCCGGCGGATGGTGCTGAAGGCCCGCGGCTGGCCCATGGGCTCGGCCCGCGTCGTGCTCGAGGTCACGCCCACCCCGAGCGGCTGCCACCTCAGCATCGACGAGGACGCCATCGAGGGCCCCGGCCGTCTGGTGCCCTCCCCCGTGCGCCAGCCGCTGATCCACGTCCGCAACATCGAGACCCTGCGCCGGCTGCGCTACCTCGCCGAGGGCCGCGCCGCCGGCTGA
- a CDS encoding SDR family NAD(P)-dependent oxidoreductase, with protein MGEQDARVVVVTGASSGIGLASALAAAERGDHVVLLARGAEALEDAAQQCRTAGAASALALPTDVADDAAVRAAFAEVAAQLGPVDAVVHSAGLVAYGRLEEVPVEIFDRVVATNLLGSVNIARAVLPQMRERNAGTLVLIGSLIGYLAPPYMSAYAVSKWGVRGLARLLQVENVDRDGVHVCHLSPGGVDTPIYLQAANYLGWVGRPPPPVVSPERVARAALRLLDHPRPRIQVGPANWLTMAGFTLAPAVFDRIVTPLFVVGATDVRRAAVDVPGNVLASVPEGNRLHGGQGSPVASIAAGLRARLGRRRRPRA; from the coding sequence GTGGGCGAGCAGGACGCACGTGTGGTGGTGGTGACCGGCGCTTCGAGCGGCATCGGGCTGGCGAGCGCCCTGGCCGCCGCGGAGCGGGGGGACCACGTCGTCCTGCTGGCCCGCGGCGCCGAGGCGTTGGAGGACGCCGCGCAGCAGTGCCGGACGGCCGGCGCGGCGTCGGCCCTCGCCCTGCCCACCGACGTCGCCGACGACGCCGCCGTCCGGGCGGCGTTCGCGGAGGTCGCCGCCCAGCTCGGGCCCGTCGACGCCGTCGTGCACTCCGCCGGGCTGGTCGCCTATGGCCGGCTCGAGGAGGTGCCCGTCGAGATCTTCGACCGCGTGGTGGCGACGAACCTGCTGGGCTCGGTGAACATCGCCCGGGCCGTGCTGCCGCAGATGCGCGAGCGCAACGCCGGCACGCTGGTGCTCATCGGCTCCCTGATCGGGTACCTGGCGCCGCCGTACATGTCCGCCTACGCCGTCAGCAAGTGGGGCGTGCGGGGGCTGGCACGGCTGCTGCAGGTCGAGAACGTCGACCGCGACGGCGTGCACGTCTGCCACCTGTCCCCGGGCGGGGTCGACACCCCCATCTACCTGCAGGCGGCCAACTACCTGGGCTGGGTCGGCCGTCCGCCGCCCCCCGTCGTCAGCCCCGAGCGGGTGGCCCGGGCGGCGCTGCGGCTGCTCGACCACCCCCGCCCGCGGATCCAGGTGGGGCCCGCGAACTGGCTGACGATGGCGGGCTTCACGCTGGCGCCCGCGGTGTTCGACCGGATCGTCACCCCGCTGTTCGTCGTCGGCGCCACTGACGTCCGCCGGGCGGCCGTCGACGTGCCGGGCAACGTGCTGGCGTCGGTGCCGGAGGGGAACAGGCTGCACGGCGGCCAGGGCAGTCCCGTAGCGTCGATCGCAGCCGGGCTGCGGGCCCGGCTGGGCCGCCGCCGGCGGCCGCGAGCATGA
- a CDS encoding phytoene desaturase family protein, giving the protein MARSGTRDAVVIGAGPNGLVAANLLVDAGWDVLVLETQPEVGGAVRSDTDVADGYVHDAFSAFYPLSAASPVIPSLHLEDHGLRWVHAPAVLGNPLPDGSWAMLHRDLEKTVAGLEQHHPGDGEAWRKLVEDWETIGPSLVQALLTPFPPVRGGLATLARLPRVGGLDYVRTLLEPASTMGGKRFAAEAGQLLIAGNALHADIPMDASGSGLLGLLLAMSGQTVGFPVPEGGSGRLTRAMADRLVAKGGRIRTSTRAARVLVEHRQVQGVVTADGERIGARAVVADVAATALYGDLVDWSELPARVRRGMERYEHDPGTIKVDWALSGPVPWASPPPAAPGTVHVIDSMDQLSRTQTQITSHSVPSEPFLLVGQMTTSDPTRSPAGTEALWAYTHVPQVTHRDAGPDGITGRWDRDECERMADRMQARIEKYAPDFASRVVARRVMGPHELQARDENLVRGALGGGTANFHQQVIFRPIAGLGRADTPVRGLFLGSASAHPGGGVHGAPGANAARAVVAAARLGRL; this is encoded by the coding sequence GTGGCGCGATCGGGGACCAGGGACGCCGTCGTCATCGGGGCCGGGCCCAACGGCCTGGTGGCCGCCAACCTGCTGGTGGACGCCGGCTGGGACGTGCTCGTGCTCGAGACCCAGCCCGAGGTGGGCGGCGCCGTGCGCAGCGACACCGACGTCGCCGACGGCTACGTGCACGACGCCTTCAGCGCCTTCTACCCGCTGTCGGCGGCCTCGCCCGTCATCCCGAGCCTGCACCTGGAGGACCACGGCCTGCGCTGGGTGCACGCGCCCGCCGTGCTCGGCAACCCGCTGCCCGACGGCTCCTGGGCGATGCTGCACCGCGACCTGGAGAAGACCGTCGCCGGGCTCGAGCAGCACCACCCCGGTGACGGCGAGGCCTGGCGGAAGCTGGTCGAGGACTGGGAGACCATCGGACCCTCGCTGGTGCAGGCGCTGCTCACGCCGTTCCCGCCGGTCAGGGGCGGGCTGGCCACGCTCGCCCGGCTGCCCCGCGTCGGCGGCCTCGACTACGTCCGCACGCTGCTGGAGCCGGCGTCGACGATGGGCGGCAAGCGCTTCGCCGCGGAGGCGGGTCAGCTGCTGATCGCCGGCAACGCGCTGCACGCCGACATCCCCATGGACGCCTCCGGCTCGGGCCTGCTCGGCCTGCTGCTGGCCATGAGCGGGCAGACCGTCGGCTTCCCGGTGCCCGAGGGCGGCTCCGGCCGGCTCACCCGGGCCATGGCCGACCGGTTGGTGGCCAAGGGCGGCCGGATCCGCACCAGCACCCGCGCTGCTCGCGTGCTGGTCGAGCACCGCCAGGTCCAGGGCGTCGTCACCGCCGACGGCGAGCGGATCGGCGCCCGGGCCGTCGTCGCCGACGTCGCGGCCACCGCCCTCTACGGCGACCTCGTCGACTGGTCCGAGCTGCCCGCCCGGGTCCGCCGCGGGATGGAGCGCTACGAGCACGACCCCGGCACCATCAAGGTCGACTGGGCGCTGTCCGGCCCGGTGCCCTGGGCCAGCCCGCCGCCCGCCGCCCCGGGGACGGTGCACGTCATCGACTCGATGGACCAGCTGAGCCGCACCCAGACCCAGATCACCAGCCACAGCGTGCCGTCCGAGCCGTTCCTGCTGGTCGGGCAGATGACGACGTCGGACCCGACGCGCTCGCCCGCCGGCACCGAGGCGCTGTGGGCCTACACCCACGTGCCGCAGGTGACGCACCGCGACGCCGGCCCCGACGGGATCACCGGGCGCTGGGACCGCGACGAGTGCGAGCGGATGGCCGACCGGATGCAGGCGCGGATCGAGAAGTACGCGCCCGACTTCGCGTCCCGGGTCGTGGCCCGGCGGGTGATGGGGCCGCACGAGCTGCAGGCCCGCGACGAGAACCTCGTCCGCGGGGCGCTGGGCGGCGGCACGGCGAACTTCCACCAGCAGGTGATCTTCCGGCCCATCGCCGGCCTCGGCCGGGCCGACACCCCGGTCCGGGGGCTCTTCCTCGGCTCGGCCTCGGCCCACCCCGGCGGCGGTGTGCACGGCGCCCCGGGCGCCAACGCGGCCCGCGCGGTCGTCGCCGCCGCGCGGCTCGGCCGCCTCTGA
- a CDS encoding C40 family peptidase encodes MTRPLLRRLAAVAATAGVLAGGLLGAAPAEAAVVTGTATAKTAIRGSAATKGAVVGTLERGQRIPTTKAASHGWVQVRFRDKTAYVASAALTTRTTKLPAAPRALGKGTRIATARLAVRDRAAGSGALVARIAEGASVKLTGTVTKGYAQTTVSGKERWVSTRYLAAPPAKPADAGARAVAFAKSQLGKPYQYGATGPKAYDCSGLTLSAWKAAGVTVPRTSQQQFGTGKKIAEADLRPGDLVFFYGKQPAHVAIYVGDGQVIHAPRAGKDVEYSKIAYMPFSGARRPG; translated from the coding sequence ATGACCCGACCCCTTCTCCGCCGCCTGGCCGCCGTCGCGGCCACCGCCGGGGTGCTGGCCGGCGGCCTGCTGGGCGCCGCGCCGGCCGAGGCCGCCGTGGTCACCGGCACCGCCACCGCGAAGACCGCGATCCGCGGCTCGGCAGCCACGAAGGGCGCCGTCGTCGGCACCCTCGAGCGCGGCCAGCGGATCCCGACGACGAAGGCCGCGAGCCACGGCTGGGTGCAGGTGCGCTTCCGCGACAAGACCGCCTACGTCGCCTCGGCCGCGCTCACCACCCGCACGACGAAGCTGCCCGCGGCGCCGCGGGCGCTGGGCAAGGGCACCCGGATCGCCACCGCCCGGCTCGCCGTCCGCGACCGCGCGGCCGGCTCCGGCGCGCTGGTGGCGCGGATCGCCGAAGGGGCGTCGGTGAAGCTCACCGGCACCGTGACGAAGGGCTACGCCCAGACCACCGTCAGCGGGAAGGAGCGCTGGGTCTCGACCCGCTACCTCGCGGCCCCGCCCGCGAAGCCCGCCGACGCGGGGGCGCGTGCGGTGGCCTTCGCGAAGTCGCAGCTGGGCAAGCCCTACCAGTACGGGGCGACGGGGCCGAAGGCCTACGACTGCTCCGGCCTCACGCTGAGCGCCTGGAAGGCGGCCGGGGTCACCGTCCCGCGCACCTCCCAGCAGCAGTTCGGCACCGGGAAGAAGATCGCGGAGGCCGACCTGCGGCCGGGCGACCTCGTCTTCTTCTACGGCAAGCAGCCCGCCCACGTGGCGATCTACGTGGGCGACGGCCAGGTCATCCACGCCCCGCGCGCGGGCAAGGACGTCGAGTACAGCAAGATCGCCTACATGCCCTTCAGCGGCGCCCGCCGGCCCGGCTGA
- a CDS encoding DUF779 domain-containing protein: protein MAEQQPADRAARVAVTPAAAEMIRSLAEENGPLMFHQSGGCCDGSSPMCFPQGDFITGDSDQFLGELDAGTPEPVPVWMSKEQFAYWRHTHLTIDLVPGRGAGFSLEGPTGFRFLIRSRLLSEEEMADLDVQDGAAVGAQLPRPAR, encoded by the coding sequence ATGGCCGAGCAGCAGCCAGCGGACCGGGCGGCGCGGGTCGCCGTCACCCCGGCAGCGGCGGAGATGATCCGCAGCCTCGCCGAGGAGAACGGCCCGCTGATGTTCCACCAGTCCGGTGGCTGCTGCGACGGGTCGTCGCCGATGTGCTTCCCGCAGGGGGACTTCATCACCGGCGACTCCGACCAGTTCCTCGGCGAGCTCGACGCCGGGACCCCCGAGCCGGTGCCCGTGTGGATGAGCAAGGAGCAGTTCGCCTACTGGCGGCACACGCACCTGACCATCGACCTGGTGCCCGGCCGCGGGGCGGGCTTCTCGCTCGAGGGCCCGACCGGCTTCCGCTTCCTCATCCGGTCGCGGTTGCTGAGCGAGGAGGAGATGGCCGACCTGGACGTCCAGGACGGCGCCGCCGTGGGAGCGCAGCTCCCCCGGCCCGCACGCTGA
- a CDS encoding glycosyltransferase family 2 protein → MSAAEPVRLSVVVPAFDEEAYLPATLASLARQHVPGGFEVVVVDNASTDGTAAVAARHGARVVREETPGVCAARQRGTEEARGAVVVSTDADTVHPDGWLARLAGHFDDDDVVAVAGPCRYLDPPWWARIFPTGWFAVISAVHALTGRVLYVTATNIAFRREGFPGYDTRLTQGGDEVDLLRRLRRRGRVVWDGGNPVLTSSRRMDQGLLHTLVVSYGYHYALNLALNRLRPDRVMHVAPVIREQQAATSRRLRRRWRVAVAVAVTAGLVLSRRRSGER, encoded by the coding sequence GTGAGCGCCGCGGAGCCCGTCCGCCTCTCCGTCGTCGTCCCGGCGTTCGACGAGGAGGCCTACCTCCCGGCCACCCTGGCCTCGCTGGCCCGCCAGCACGTCCCCGGCGGCTTCGAGGTGGTCGTCGTCGACAACGCCAGCACCGACGGCACCGCCGCGGTCGCGGCCCGCCACGGCGCCCGGGTGGTGCGCGAGGAGACGCCCGGCGTCTGCGCCGCCCGCCAGCGCGGCACCGAGGAGGCGCGCGGGGCGGTCGTCGTCTCCACCGACGCCGACACGGTCCACCCCGACGGCTGGCTGGCCCGGCTGGCCGGGCACTTCGACGACGACGACGTGGTCGCGGTGGCCGGCCCGTGCCGCTACCTGGACCCGCCGTGGTGGGCGCGGATCTTCCCCACCGGCTGGTTCGCCGTCATCAGCGCCGTGCACGCCCTGACCGGCCGGGTGCTCTACGTGACCGCCACCAACATCGCCTTCCGCCGCGAGGGGTTCCCGGGCTACGACACCCGGCTCACCCAGGGCGGCGACGAGGTCGACCTGCTGCGCCGGCTCCGCCGTCGGGGCCGGGTGGTCTGGGACGGCGGCAACCCGGTGCTCACCTCCTCGCGCCGGATGGACCAGGGCCTGCTGCACACCCTCGTCGTCTCCTACGGCTACCACTACGCGCTCAACCTCGCCCTCAACCGGCTGCGCCCCGACCGCGTCATGCACGTGGCCCCGGTCATCCGCGAGCAGCAGGCCGCGACGAGCCGCCGGCTGCGGCGGCGCTGGCGGGTCGCGGTGGCCGTCGCGGTCACCGCGGGCCTGGTCCTGTCGCGGCGCCGGTCCGGGGAGCGCTGA
- a CDS encoding FMN-dependent NADH-azoreductase, with product MTLFRLDASIRVEGSHSREIADLVEHEWLSAHPDDDVVRRHLGTDPVPATAWADAVGAAYVPEDERTEAQRSAVALAAQAVDELVAADALVFAVPLYNFGVSQHFKTWADLVIADPRMAAGTEPATAGKPAVLVTVRGGSYAAGTPREGWDHATGWMRRILADVWKLDVSVVESEFTLVGVNPALDQFADLARDLRQQAEADARAHGRTLAASRTERAAA from the coding sequence ATGACCCTCTTCCGTCTCGACGCCAGCATCCGCGTCGAGGGATCCCACAGCCGCGAGATCGCCGACCTGGTCGAGCACGAGTGGCTCTCGGCCCACCCCGACGACGACGTCGTCCGCCGCCACCTGGGCACCGACCCGGTGCCCGCCACCGCCTGGGCCGACGCCGTCGGCGCCGCCTACGTGCCCGAGGACGAGCGCACCGAGGCCCAGCGCAGCGCGGTCGCCCTGGCCGCGCAGGCCGTGGACGAGCTCGTCGCCGCCGACGCCCTGGTCTTCGCCGTCCCGCTCTACAACTTCGGGGTCTCCCAGCACTTCAAGACCTGGGCCGACCTCGTCATCGCCGACCCGCGGATGGCGGCCGGCACCGAGCCCGCGACCGCCGGCAAGCCCGCCGTCCTGGTCACCGTCCGCGGCGGCAGCTACGCGGCCGGCACCCCGCGCGAGGGCTGGGACCACGCCACCGGCTGGATGCGCCGCATCCTCGCCGACGTCTGGAAGCTGGACGTCTCGGTGGTCGAGAGCGAGTTCACCCTCGTCGGGGTCAACCCGGCGCTGGACCAGTTCGCCGACCTGGCCCGCGACCTGCGCCAGCAGGCCGAGGCCGACGCCCGCGCGCACGGCCGGACGCTGGCGGCGAGCCGCACGGAGCGCGCCGCCGCCTGA
- a CDS encoding spore photoproduct lyase family protein has protein sequence MSVPLPLEERPARRPAGPLLDVRRIYAEPAALELPRGQQVVQRWPDAEITEVASHWQIPELHGDQTNVARWVRIKTEALVLGVKKSLSARPNGRSADFIAPSTANGCAMACAYCYVPRRKGWSNPVTTFANIEQITRYLDRHITRQGTKTTPNQCDPQAWLYDIGENSDCSVDATISDNVADLVALFRRRPTAKASFATKYVNRDLLDLDPRGRTRVRFSLMPETMARLVDIRTSPVAERIAAVDDFVAAGYEVHLNFSPVVVVDDWLEQWTELFAQVRDGVGETARRQLGAEIIFLTHNEQLHEVNLGWHPKAEEVLWRPDLQETKRSENGALNVRYRSGAKRGYLDQLQEALARTLPECTVRYAF, from the coding sequence GTGAGCGTGCCCCTGCCCCTGGAGGAGCGACCGGCCCGGCGACCGGCCGGGCCGCTGCTGGACGTCCGCCGGATCTACGCCGAGCCCGCGGCGCTCGAGCTGCCCCGGGGGCAGCAGGTCGTGCAGCGCTGGCCGGACGCCGAGATCACCGAGGTGGCCAGCCACTGGCAGATCCCCGAGCTGCACGGCGACCAGACCAACGTCGCCCGCTGGGTGCGGATCAAGACGGAGGCCCTGGTGCTGGGGGTCAAGAAGTCCCTCAGCGCCCGGCCCAACGGGCGCTCGGCCGACTTCATCGCCCCGTCCACCGCCAACGGCTGCGCGATGGCGTGCGCCTACTGCTACGTCCCGCGGCGCAAGGGCTGGAGCAACCCGGTGACGACGTTCGCCAACATCGAGCAGATCACCCGCTACCTCGACCGGCACATCACCCGCCAGGGCACCAAGACGACGCCGAACCAGTGCGACCCGCAGGCCTGGCTCTACGACATCGGCGAGAACAGCGACTGCTCCGTCGACGCCACCATCAGCGACAACGTCGCCGACCTCGTGGCGCTGTTCCGCCGGCGGCCCACCGCCAAGGCCAGCTTCGCCACCAAGTACGTCAACCGGGACCTGCTCGACCTCGACCCGCGCGGCCGGACACGCGTCCGCTTCTCCCTGATGCCCGAGACGATGGCCAGGCTCGTCGACATCCGCACCTCCCCGGTGGCCGAGCGGATCGCGGCCGTCGACGACTTCGTCGCCGCCGGCTACGAGGTGCACCTCAACTTCTCCCCGGTCGTCGTGGTCGACGACTGGCTGGAGCAGTGGACCGAGCTGTTCGCGCAGGTCCGCGACGGGGTGGGGGAGACGGCACGGCGCCAGCTGGGCGCCGAGATCATCTTCCTGACCCACAACGAGCAGCTGCACGAGGTCAACCTGGGCTGGCACCCGAAGGCCGAGGAGGTGCTCTGGCGCCCCGACCTGCAGGAGACCAAGCGCTCGGAGAACGGCGCGCTGAACGTCCGGTACCGCAGCGGGGCCAAGCGCGGGTACCTCGACCAGCTGCAGGAGGCGCTGGCCCGCACGCTGCCGGAGTGCACGGTGCGGTACGCCTTCTGA
- the purU gene encoding formyltetrahydrofolate deformylase, giving the protein MPPRPSGPQYVLTLSCADGPGLVHAVAGFLVHHGANILSSQQYGDRETGRFFMRVQFDFVGAVPPLAELEQGFAGVAAERGMTFTLADAATPMRTLILVSKFGHCLNDLLYRHRMGTLNIAIPLVVSNHPDFADLVTSAGIPYVHLPVTPDTKAEAEAEMLRLVAEHDVELVVLARYMQVLTAPTSHALAGRAINIHHSFLPSFKGAKPYHQAHDRGTKLIGATAHYVNDDLDEGPIIEQDVVRVDHQMSPEDFVAAGRDVETQVLSRAVRWHSEHRVMLNDTRTVVFR; this is encoded by the coding sequence ATGCCACCCCGCCCGTCCGGCCCGCAGTACGTCCTCACGCTCTCCTGCGCCGACGGGCCCGGCCTGGTGCACGCCGTCGCAGGGTTCCTGGTGCACCACGGCGCCAACATCCTGTCCAGCCAGCAGTACGGCGACCGCGAGACCGGCCGGTTCTTCATGCGCGTGCAGTTCGACTTCGTCGGCGCCGTGCCCCCGCTCGCCGAGCTGGAGCAGGGCTTCGCCGGCGTCGCGGCCGAGCGCGGGATGACGTTCACGCTGGCCGACGCGGCCACCCCGATGCGGACGCTCATCCTGGTCAGCAAGTTCGGCCACTGCCTGAACGACCTGCTCTACCGGCACCGGATGGGCACCCTCAACATCGCGATCCCGCTGGTGGTCTCCAACCACCCGGACTTCGCCGACCTCGTCACCTCGGCCGGCATCCCCTACGTGCACCTGCCGGTCACCCCGGACACCAAGGCCGAGGCCGAGGCCGAGATGCTGCGGCTGGTCGCCGAGCACGACGTCGAGCTGGTGGTGCTGGCCCGCTACATGCAGGTGCTGACCGCGCCGACCAGCCACGCGCTGGCCGGCCGGGCGATCAACATCCACCACTCGTTCCTGCCCAGCTTCAAGGGCGCCAAGCCCTACCACCAGGCCCACGACCGCGGCACCAAGCTCATCGGGGCCACCGCGCACTACGTGAACGACGACCTCGACGAGGGCCCGATCATCGAGCAGGACGTCGTGCGGGTCGACCACCAGATGTCCCCCGAGGACTTCGTGGCGGCCGGCCGCGACGTCGAGACCCAGGTGCTCTCCCGCGCCGTCCGCTGGCACAGCGAGCACCGGGTCATGCTCAACGACACCCGGACCGTCGTCTTCCGCTGA
- a CDS encoding MarR family winged helix-turn-helix transcriptional regulator, with protein sequence MAPPDQPAAEPSTRWLDAEERAAWLSLSRTIVKLPSALDAQLERDADLNYFEYLVMAMLSEQETRTLRMSQLAALSNASLSRLSHVAKRLENRGFLHREPDPDDGRFTRATLTQEGFDKVVASAPGHVSAVRAMVFDALTATQLRRLREATDAILTRVDPGNSSWPTPPPV encoded by the coding sequence ATGGCTCCCCCTGACCAGCCCGCCGCCGAGCCGAGCACGCGGTGGCTCGACGCGGAGGAGCGCGCCGCCTGGCTGAGCCTGTCCCGCACCATCGTCAAGCTGCCCTCGGCGCTGGACGCGCAGCTGGAGCGGGACGCGGACCTCAACTACTTCGAGTACCTCGTGATGGCCATGCTCAGCGAGCAGGAGACCCGGACCCTGCGGATGAGCCAGCTGGCCGCGCTGAGCAACGCCTCGCTGTCACGGCTGTCGCACGTGGCGAAGCGGCTGGAGAACCGGGGCTTCCTGCACCGCGAGCCCGACCCCGACGACGGCCGCTTCACCCGGGCCACGCTGACCCAGGAGGGCTTCGACAAGGTCGTCGCCTCGGCGCCCGGGCACGTGAGCGCGGTCCGCGCGATGGTCTTCGACGCCCTCACCGCCACCCAGCTGCGCCGGCTCCGCGAGGCCACCGACGCCATCCTGACCCGCGTCGACCCGGGCAACAGCAGCTGGCCCACCCCGCCGCCGGTCTGA
- the adh gene encoding aldehyde dehydrogenase, with amino-acid sequence MTIYAQPGTDGSVVSYKARYENWIGGEWVPPVKGQYFENPSPVTGKTFCEVARGTAEDIELALDAAHAAAPAWGKTSVAERAVVLNKIADRMEQNLEMLAVGETWDNGKPVRETLAADLPLAVDHFRYFAGAIRAQEGNLSQLDEDTVAYHFHEPLGVVGQIIPWNFPILMATWKLAPALAAGNAVVLKPAEQTPASIMLWMELIADLLPPGVLNVVNGFGTEAGKPLASSKRIRKIAFTGETTTGRLIMQYASQNLIPVTLELGGKSPNVFFEDVARSEDAFYDKALEGFAMFALNQGEVCTCPSRALIQNSILDQFLPAATDRVKAMVQGNPLDTDTMVGAQASNDQLEKILSYIQIGSEEGARIITGGERVDLGGDLSGGYYMAPTIFQGHNKMRVFQEEIFGPVVSVTGFDDYADAIDIANDTLYGLGAGVWSRDTNTAYRAGRDIQAGRVWTNCYHHYPAHAAFGGYKSSGIGRENHLMMLDHYQQTKNMLVSYNPNKQGFF; translated from the coding sequence ATGACGATCTACGCACAGCCCGGAACCGACGGCAGCGTCGTCTCCTACAAGGCGCGCTACGAGAACTGGATCGGCGGGGAGTGGGTGCCCCCGGTCAAGGGCCAGTACTTCGAGAACCCCTCGCCGGTGACCGGCAAGACCTTCTGCGAGGTCGCCCGCGGGACCGCCGAGGACATCGAGCTGGCGCTGGACGCCGCGCACGCCGCCGCCCCTGCCTGGGGGAAGACGTCGGTCGCCGAGCGCGCGGTGGTCCTCAACAAGATCGCCGACCGGATGGAGCAGAACCTGGAGATGCTCGCCGTCGGCGAGACCTGGGACAACGGCAAGCCCGTCCGCGAGACGCTGGCCGCCGACCTGCCGCTGGCCGTGGACCACTTCCGCTACTTCGCCGGCGCCATCCGGGCCCAGGAGGGCAACCTCTCCCAGCTGGACGAGGACACCGTCGCCTACCACTTCCACGAGCCGCTGGGCGTGGTCGGGCAGATCATCCCGTGGAACTTCCCCATCCTCATGGCGACGTGGAAGCTGGCCCCGGCCCTGGCCGCCGGCAACGCCGTCGTCCTCAAGCCCGCCGAGCAGACGCCGGCGTCGATCATGCTCTGGATGGAGCTGATCGCCGACCTGCTGCCCCCGGGCGTGCTGAACGTCGTCAACGGCTTCGGCACCGAGGCGGGCAAGCCGCTGGCGTCGTCCAAGCGCATCCGCAAGATCGCCTTCACCGGCGAGACCACGACCGGCCGGCTGATCATGCAGTACGCCAGCCAGAACCTCATCCCGGTGACGCTGGAGCTGGGCGGCAAGAGCCCGAACGTCTTCTTCGAGGACGTGGCCCGCAGCGAGGACGCCTTCTACGACAAGGCGCTCGAGGGCTTCGCGATGTTCGCGCTGAACCAGGGCGAGGTCTGCACCTGCCCCAGCCGGGCGCTGATCCAGAACTCGATCCTCGACCAGTTCCTGCCGGCCGCGACCGACCGGGTCAAGGCGATGGTCCAGGGCAACCCGCTGGACACCGACACCATGGTGGGCGCGCAGGCCAGCAACGACCAGCTCGAGAAGATCCTGTCCTACATCCAGATCGGCTCGGAGGAGGGCGCCCGGATCATCACCGGCGGCGAGCGCGTCGACCTCGGCGGCGACCTGTCCGGCGGCTACTACATGGCGCCGACGATCTTCCAGGGCCACAACAAGATGCGGGTGTTCCAGGAGGAGATCTTCGGCCCCGTCGTCTCCGTCACCGGGTTCGACGACTACGCCGACGCGATCGACATCGCCAACGACACCCTCTACGGGCTGGGCGCCGGCGTGTGGTCGCGCGACACCAACACCGCCTACCGGGCGGGCCGCGACATCCAGGCCGGCCGGGTGTGGACCAACTGCTACCACCACTACCCCGCCCACGCGGCGTTCGGCGGCTACAAGTCCTCGGGCATCGGGCGCGAGAACCACCTGATGATGCTGGACCACTACCAGCAGACGAAGAACATGCTCGTCTCCTACAACCCGAACAAGCAGGGCTTCTTCTGA
- a CDS encoding winged helix-turn-helix transcriptional regulator: MSQLAEDALPSAGDAPADPRVHACTADLRRAFDFLGKRWNGVILATLDGGPTGFADLRRAVGTITDSVLSDRLAELVAAGLVERTVTDTRPPGVSYALTDAGRDLTPILHALGSWAADALPAARCTPTC; this comes from the coding sequence ATGAGCCAGCTCGCCGAGGACGCCCTGCCGTCGGCCGGCGACGCCCCCGCCGACCCGCGCGTGCACGCGTGCACCGCGGACCTGCGGCGGGCCTTCGACTTCCTCGGCAAGCGCTGGAACGGCGTCATCCTGGCCACCCTCGACGGGGGCCCGACCGGCTTCGCCGACCTGCGGCGCGCCGTCGGCACGATCACCGACTCGGTGCTGTCGGACCGGCTGGCCGAGCTGGTCGCCGCCGGGCTGGTGGAGCGGACCGTGACCGACACACGGCCCCCCGGGGTCAGCTACGCGCTCACCGACGCCGGCCGCGACCTGACGCCGATCCTGCACGCCCTGGGCAGCTGGGCCGCCGACGCGCTGCCCGCTGCACGCTGCACCCCGACCTGCTGA